The following coding sequences are from one Dehalococcoidia bacterium window:
- a CDS encoding magnesium transporter CorA family protein, with the protein MIHVRARGSDGRVYIDLPIDSLHAMADDEHALVWLDLEAPTPDEIGLAGTIFGWVHLTVEDLVRQGQRAKLESFPGYSYLVMHALSYDAAGGRLATPELDFVIGRNYIASVHAQPLAQITQSREAQQRTEQMLGAGPDYLLYTLTDLLVDSYFPVMDQLDDALDGLQDQIVTKPTNAEMSRIFDMKRDAVLLRKVISPQLEIFSRLTSPDTGIVRPETAVYFRDVHDHVIRIFEVADGYRDLLAGALDAYLSTVSNLMNDVMKRLTVLTALFLPITAVSGLLGMNLRRSPPWTDSLFWVLVGVLLGLSAAQFVYMRRRGWT; encoded by the coding sequence ATGATCCATGTGCGCGCCCGCGGCAGCGACGGCCGCGTTTATATCGATCTCCCGATCGACAGCCTGCACGCGATGGCCGACGACGAGCATGCGCTCGTCTGGCTCGACCTTGAAGCACCCACGCCCGATGAGATCGGGCTGGCCGGCACCATCTTCGGCTGGGTGCACCTGACCGTCGAAGACCTGGTGCGGCAGGGCCAGCGCGCGAAGCTGGAGAGCTTTCCCGGCTACTCCTATCTGGTGATGCATGCCCTCAGCTACGACGCTGCCGGTGGACGCCTCGCCACGCCCGAGCTCGATTTTGTCATCGGCCGCAACTACATCGCCAGCGTGCACGCGCAGCCGCTCGCGCAGATCACCCAGAGCCGCGAAGCGCAGCAGCGCACGGAGCAGATGCTCGGCGCCGGGCCGGACTACCTGCTCTACACGCTGACCGACCTGCTGGTCGACAGTTACTTTCCGGTGATGGATCAGCTCGACGATGCCCTCGACGGACTGCAGGACCAGATCGTCACGAAGCCGACCAACGCGGAGATGTCGCGCATCTTTGATATGAAGCGTGACGCCGTGCTCCTGCGCAAGGTGATCAGCCCGCAACTGGAGATCTTCTCGCGGCTCACCAGCCCGGACACGGGCATCGTGCGGCCGGAGACGGCCGTCTACTTCCGCGATGTACACGATCACGTGATCCGCATCTTCGAGGTGGCCGACGGCTACCGCGACCTGCTCGCCGGCGCGCTGGACGCCTACCTCTCGACGGTCTCGAACCTCATGAACGACGTGATGAAGCGGCTGACCGTGCTGACGGCGTTGTTTCTGCCGATCACCGCGGTCAGCGGCCTGCTCGGCATGAACCTGCGGCGTTCGCCGCCGTGGACGGACTCGCTGTTCTGGGTGTTGGTCGGCGTGCTGCTGGGCCTGAGCGCGGCGCAGTTCGTCTACATGCGGCGCCGCGGCTGGACCTGA
- a CDS encoding ABC transporter permease — translation MATAERAARDDRLVFAPDTPATSIVSWPLAVARFCRRKPLGAFGGAITLVLIVMAIVHPWIATHDPNALNPNEVLHGISGRHYFGTDNYGRDVYSRVVYGAWASLEVSIISVAIGTAIGTAIGVVSGYFGGAVDMVLQRVVDAALAFPGLILAIALVGLVGPSVKNVSIAIGLVTFPSLSRIVRGPVLSIKEQPYLEAARSTGANSLRIMVRHILPNITAIIIVVVTARFGTAILVESSLSFLGLGPPPPTATWGSMLSGDAIYIMQTAWWLAFFPGAAITLVVLGFNLFGDALRDVLDPRLRGRA, via the coding sequence ATGGCCACCGCGGAACGCGCCGCTCGCGACGATCGGCTGGTGTTCGCGCCCGACACCCCGGCGACGAGCATCGTCTCCTGGCCGCTGGCGGTTGCCCGCTTCTGCCGCCGCAAGCCGCTGGGCGCCTTCGGCGGGGCGATTACCCTGGTGCTGATCGTTATGGCGATCGTGCATCCATGGATCGCCACGCACGATCCCAATGCGCTCAACCCGAACGAGGTGCTGCACGGCATCAGCGGCCGGCACTACTTCGGCACGGACAACTATGGCCGCGACGTCTACAGCCGCGTCGTCTACGGCGCCTGGGCGTCGTTGGAAGTGAGCATCATCTCGGTCGCGATCGGCACCGCGATCGGCACCGCAATCGGGGTGGTCTCCGGCTACTTCGGCGGTGCAGTAGACATGGTGCTGCAGCGCGTCGTCGATGCCGCACTGGCCTTTCCGGGGCTGATCCTGGCGATCGCGCTGGTCGGCCTCGTCGGTCCATCGGTGAAGAACGTCAGCATCGCCATTGGGCTGGTCACCTTTCCTTCGCTTTCGCGCATCGTGCGTGGACCGGTGCTCTCGATCAAAGAACAACCGTACCTGGAGGCGGCGCGCAGTACGGGCGCCAACAGCCTGCGCATCATGGTGCGGCACATCCTGCCGAACATCACGGCGATCATCATCGTGGTCGTCACGGCGCGCTTCGGTACGGCGATCCTGGTGGAGTCCTCGTTGAGCTTCCTCGGCCTGGGGCCGCCGCCGCCCACGGCCACCTGGGGCTCAATGCTCTCGGGCGACGCGATCTACATCATGCAGACGGCCTGGTGGCTGGCTTTCTTCCCCGGCGCGGCTATCACCCTCGTGGTGCTGGGCTTCAACCTGTTCGGAGACGCGCTGCGCGATGTGCTGGACCCACGGCTGCGCGGCCGAGCATGA
- a CDS encoding VWA domain-containing protein, producing the protein MVLYRYTEWDGTQEIPELNADDVLESLTDDLMNFGDLQHALRQMMQRGMRGPGMQRMQGLRDLLQQLRQQRRQQLDRFNLSSVFDDLKRKLNEIVERERETIDRRLDEVNGRDEGGQPQARGGQDGQPQEGQQAGESGEQGEAGEDGMQAAGQQGMQGGQQQRGQRGQQQGRQAGAQGGQQGARAQQGESGEGGQQGSQQGQQGGGQDEFGQMLRNIAGRKKNFLENLPGDLGGAVKELQNYEFMDPEAQAQFQELMESLKKAMMDTFFKDMYNQIQNMSPEDLARMKQMVRDLNQMLQDKMGGGEPNFDQFMQQYGDLFGDNPPQSLDELLQGMQQQIAQMQNLLSSMPGEMRRQLEDLLNDKIGDPELQAELDELRANLEFMGNMRDLQNQYAFRGDEELDLSEAMRLMERMQGMDQLERQLEKTQYGGDIDEIDEEKLRELLGDEAAETLKQLKQFLEILEEAGYIRRKGNTWELTPRGTRKIGQKALTEIYAQLKKDSFGKHAVKERGQGGERNEDTKLYEFGDPFHLHLQRTITNSFYRDGPSVPVKLHPDDFEVYRSELLTQTATVMMLDLSWSMALRGSFQAAKKVALALNNLIRSQFTRDSLYIIGFSAYARELQAEQLPYVRWDESVLGTNMHHALMLAQSLLAKHKAGTRQIIMISDGEPTAHLERGRSYFAYPPSPVTIRETLKEVKRCTQKDIVINTFMLDRNYYLKEFVNQVARINKGRVFYTTPDKLGQYILVDYVASKRKTINGK; encoded by the coding sequence ATGGTTCTCTACCGCTATACCGAGTGGGACGGCACGCAGGAGATCCCCGAGCTTAACGCCGACGACGTGCTCGAGTCGCTTACCGACGACCTGATGAACTTCGGCGACCTGCAACACGCGCTGCGCCAGATGATGCAGCGCGGCATGCGCGGCCCCGGCATGCAGCGCATGCAGGGCTTGCGCGATCTGCTGCAACAGTTGCGGCAGCAACGCCGCCAGCAGCTCGACCGCTTCAACCTCAGCTCTGTCTTCGACGACTTGAAGCGCAAGCTGAACGAGATCGTGGAGCGCGAGCGCGAGACGATCGACCGCCGCCTGGACGAGGTCAACGGCCGGGACGAGGGCGGCCAGCCGCAAGCCCGTGGCGGCCAGGACGGCCAGCCGCAGGAAGGCCAGCAGGCCGGCGAATCCGGCGAGCAGGGCGAAGCGGGCGAAGACGGCATGCAGGCCGCCGGCCAGCAGGGGATGCAGGGCGGGCAGCAGCAACGCGGGCAGCGCGGCCAGCAGCAGGGACGGCAGGCCGGCGCACAGGGCGGGCAACAAGGCGCGCGGGCGCAGCAGGGCGAGAGCGGCGAAGGCGGGCAGCAGGGCAGCCAGCAAGGCCAGCAGGGCGGCGGTCAGGACGAGTTCGGCCAGATGCTGCGCAACATCGCCGGCCGCAAGAAGAACTTCCTCGAAAACCTGCCGGGCGACCTGGGCGGCGCCGTCAAGGAGCTGCAGAACTACGAGTTCATGGACCCGGAGGCGCAGGCGCAGTTCCAGGAGCTGATGGAATCCCTGAAGAAGGCGATGATGGATACCTTCTTCAAGGATATGTACAACCAGATCCAGAACATGTCGCCGGAAGATCTGGCGCGCATGAAGCAGATGGTGCGCGACCTCAACCAGATGCTCCAGGACAAGATGGGCGGCGGCGAGCCGAACTTCGACCAGTTCATGCAGCAGTACGGCGACCTGTTCGGCGACAACCCGCCGCAGAGCCTCGACGAGCTGTTGCAGGGCATGCAGCAGCAGATCGCGCAGATGCAGAACCTCTTGAGCAGCATGCCCGGCGAGATGCGCCGCCAGCTTGAAGACCTGCTCAACGACAAGATCGGCGATCCGGAGCTGCAGGCCGAGTTAGACGAGCTGCGCGCCAACCTCGAGTTCATGGGCAACATGCGCGACCTGCAGAACCAGTACGCCTTCCGCGGCGACGAAGAGCTGGACCTCTCCGAGGCGATGCGCCTGATGGAGCGCATGCAGGGCATGGACCAGCTCGAGCGCCAGCTCGAGAAGACGCAGTACGGCGGCGACATCGACGAGATCGACGAGGAGAAGCTGCGCGAGCTGCTGGGCGACGAGGCGGCCGAAACGCTGAAGCAGCTCAAGCAGTTCCTCGAAATCCTCGAAGAGGCGGGCTACATCCGCCGCAAGGGCAACACCTGGGAGCTGACGCCGCGCGGCACGCGCAAGATCGGCCAGAAGGCGCTGACCGAGATCTACGCGCAGCTCAAGAAGGACAGCTTCGGCAAGCACGCGGTGAAGGAGCGCGGCCAGGGCGGCGAGCGCAACGAGGACACCAAGCTCTACGAGTTCGGCGACCCGTTCCACCTGCATTTGCAGCGCACGATCACCAACTCGTTCTACCGCGACGGCCCCAGTGTGCCGGTGAAGCTGCACCCGGACGACTTCGAGGTCTACCGCTCGGAGTTGCTGACGCAGACGGCGACGGTGATGATGCTCGACCTGTCGTGGTCGATGGCGCTGCGCGGCAGCTTCCAGGCAGCGAAGAAGGTGGCGCTGGCGCTGAACAACCTGATTCGCAGCCAGTTCACGCGCGACAGCCTCTACATTATCGGCTTCTCCGCCTACGCGCGGGAGTTGCAGGCGGAACAGCTGCCCTACGTGCGCTGGGACGAGTCGGTGCTGGGTACGAACATGCACCACGCGCTGATGCTGGCGCAGAGCCTGCTGGCCAAGCACAAGGCGGGGACCCGGCAGATCATCATGATCTCGGACGGCGAGCCGACGGCGCACCTGGAGCGCGGCCGCTCCTACTTCGCCTATCCGCCCAGCCCGGTCACGATCCGGGAGACGCTCAAAGAAGTGAAGCGGTGCACGCAGAAGGACATCGTGATCAATACCTTCATGCTGGACCGTAACTACTACCTCAAGGAGTTCGTCAACCAGGTCGCGCGGATCAACAAGGGGCGCGTCTTCTACACGACGCCCGACAAGCTGGGTCAGTACATCCTCGTCGACTACGTGGCGTCGAAGCGCAAGACGATCAACGGCAAATAA
- the solA gene encoding N-methyl-L-tryptophan oxidase: protein MAARFDAIVLGLGGMGSAAAYHLARRGRRVLGLEQFTPAHDRGSSHGRSRIIRQSYIEGPQYVPLLLRAYELWRELELQTGHELLRITGGLMIGRPESATVAGSLASAREHGLRHEILDAAELRRRYPITPDDAEVALVDPAAGALFPEDCIRAHLQCAATLGADLRFQTPVSGWRIAGDGVEVEAAGERFQADRLVVTAGAWAGRLLADLGLALAPERNVLCWFRPDAGAERFRSERLPVFIWEKPVHAFYGLPDLHGEGVKAGFHHSGISVDPDALERGVGGTEIAAIRACLRASFRGLDGQPTETAVCMYTNTPDEHFAVGLHPAYPRVAIAAGFSGHGFKFASVMGEVLAELAIDGRTRHPIELFTLDRFAAPAEA, encoded by the coding sequence GTGGCGGCACGCTTTGATGCAATCGTGCTGGGGCTGGGCGGCATGGGCAGCGCCGCGGCCTACCACCTTGCCCGGCGGGGCCGGCGCGTGCTCGGTCTGGAACAGTTCACCCCTGCCCACGACCGCGGCTCCTCGCACGGGCGCTCGCGCATCATCCGCCAGTCCTATATCGAAGGGCCGCAGTACGTGCCGCTGCTGTTGCGCGCCTACGAGCTGTGGCGCGAGCTGGAGCTGCAGACCGGGCACGAGCTGCTGCGCATCACCGGCGGGCTGATGATCGGCAGGCCGGAGAGCGCCACCGTCGCCGGCTCGCTGGCCAGCGCCCGCGAGCATGGCCTGCGGCACGAGATCCTCGACGCGGCAGAGCTGCGCCGCCGCTACCCGATCACGCCGGACGACGCCGAGGTCGCGCTCGTCGACCCGGCCGCCGGCGCCTTGTTTCCCGAAGACTGCATCCGCGCCCACCTGCAATGCGCCGCCACCCTCGGCGCCGATCTGCGCTTCCAGACGCCGGTGAGCGGCTGGCGCATCGCCGGCGACGGCGTTGAAGTCGAGGCGGCAGGCGAGCGGTTTCAGGCCGATCGGCTGGTGGTCACGGCGGGCGCCTGGGCAGGACGGCTGCTCGCGGATCTCGGCCTGGCGCTGGCGCCCGAGCGCAACGTGCTCTGCTGGTTCCGGCCCGACGCAGGCGCCGAGCGCTTCCGCTCCGAGCGGCTGCCGGTCTTCATCTGGGAGAAGCCCGTGCACGCCTTCTACGGCCTGCCGGACCTGCACGGCGAAGGCGTGAAGGCCGGCTTCCACCACAGCGGCATCAGCGTGGACCCGGACGCGCTCGAGCGCGGCGTGGGCGGCACGGAGATCGCGGCGATCCGCGCCTGCCTGCGCGCCTCGTTCAGGGGGCTGGACGGGCAGCCGACTGAGACGGCCGTTTGCATGTACACCAACACGCCGGATGAGCACTTCGCCGTGGGCCTGCATCCGGCGTACCCACGGGTGGCGATCGCCGCGGGCTTCTCCGGCCACGGCTTCAAGTTCGCGAGCGTCATGGGCGAAGTCCTGGCCGAGCTCGCGATCGATGGCCGCACGCGGCACCCGATCGAACTGTTTACCCTCGATCGCTTCGCTGCGCCGGCGGAGGCGTAG
- a CDS encoding ABC transporter permease — MSTYILRRLLASIPVLVLVTFGAFALIRVIPGDLAALKLGNDATPQEIHDYRVKLGLTDPLPVQYIKWIGHALTGDFGQSQWEYRPVANVVRDKFPVTLELALLAVVISTVFAIPLGILSAVRQDSLLDQSLRFTAILFLAIPSFWLAILLITLPQIWFGWKPPLTGYATPWHDPGMNFRRMIWPALVLGVGSAAFVLRLMRSSLLEILRQDFIRTAWSKGLRERTVVLRHGVKVGLIPIVTVLGLQFSVLLGGAVIAEQVFALPGMGRSLLGAVSRRDYPLVQAYVLIFSLVYLLMNLLVDLLYGYLDPRITYS, encoded by the coding sequence ATGTCGACCTACATCCTGCGCCGCCTGCTCGCGAGCATCCCCGTGCTGGTGCTGGTGACGTTCGGCGCCTTCGCGCTGATTCGAGTCATCCCCGGCGATCTCGCGGCCCTCAAGCTGGGCAACGACGCCACGCCCCAGGAGATCCACGACTACCGTGTCAAATTGGGACTGACTGACCCACTGCCGGTGCAATACATCAAGTGGATCGGCCACGCGCTCACCGGCGATTTCGGCCAGTCGCAATGGGAATATCGCCCGGTGGCCAACGTGGTGCGCGACAAGTTCCCCGTCACGCTCGAACTGGCGCTGCTCGCCGTGGTGATCTCGACCGTCTTCGCCATCCCCCTGGGCATCCTCTCGGCGGTGCGCCAGGACAGCTTGCTCGACCAGTCGCTGCGCTTCACGGCCATCCTCTTCCTCGCCATTCCCTCCTTCTGGCTGGCGATCCTGCTGATCACCCTGCCGCAGATCTGGTTCGGCTGGAAGCCGCCGCTCACGGGCTATGCCACGCCGTGGCACGACCCGGGCATGAACTTCCGGCGCATGATCTGGCCGGCACTGGTGCTCGGTGTCGGCTCCGCCGCCTTCGTGCTGCGGTTGATGCGCTCCAGCTTGCTCGAGATCCTACGGCAAGACTTCATCCGCACGGCGTGGTCCAAGGGGCTGCGCGAACGCACCGTGGTCCTCCGCCACGGCGTCAAGGTCGGGCTGATTCCAATCGTCACGGTGCTTGGCCTGCAGTTTTCGGTGCTGCTTGGCGGCGCCGTCATCGCCGAGCAGGTGTTCGCGCTGCCCGGCATGGGCCGCAGCCTGCTCGGCGCGGTCAGCCGTCGCGACTACCCGCTGGTGCAGGCCTATGTCCTGATCTTCTCCCTCGTGTATCTGTTGATGAACCTGCTCGTCGATCTGCTGTACGGCTATCTGGATCCGCGCATCACCTATTCGTAA
- a CDS encoding magnesium chelatase, translating into MEKPRTVGELRASGYRVLSVREEMRKNLIEKIRRDELIFPGIVGFEESVIPAIQNALLAGQDIIFLGERGQAKSRLIRSLVNLLDEEVPVLAGCEIPENPFDPITRSGRDIIAEQGDAAPIQWLGRDDRYGEKLATPDITIADLIGEVDPIKVAEGRYLSDEMTIHYGLVPRTNRGIFCINELPDLAERIQVGLLNIMEERDVQIRGYRIRLPLDVVVVASANPEDYTNRGRIITPLKDRYGAQIRTHYPRNVDHEIDIMEREMWQFPAEDYKVTVPQYMKEIVAEITRLARRSPDVNQRSGVSVRASIADYESLLANALRRSIRLSEDEVVPRISDLPYIVPAISGKIELETVEDGREDQIIDKLIQGGAAAVFNRNFNIGELEDVVAKFKSGLSLDVSDQMPSRDYVKVAKSIEGLDRAVNKLGAGGNPALTASAVEFILEGLHLNKRLNKDKVGGRAQYRG; encoded by the coding sequence ATGGAGAAACCCCGTACCGTGGGCGAGCTACGGGCATCCGGCTACCGGGTGCTCAGCGTCCGCGAGGAGATGCGCAAGAACCTGATCGAGAAGATCCGCCGAGACGAGCTGATCTTTCCCGGCATCGTCGGCTTCGAGGAGTCGGTGATCCCGGCGATTCAGAACGCGCTTTTGGCCGGGCAAGACATCATCTTCCTCGGCGAGCGCGGCCAGGCCAAGTCGCGCCTGATCCGCTCGCTCGTCAACCTGCTTGACGAGGAAGTCCCTGTGCTCGCCGGCTGTGAGATCCCCGAGAACCCGTTTGATCCGATCACCAGGAGCGGCCGCGACATCATCGCCGAGCAGGGCGACGCGGCGCCGATCCAGTGGCTCGGGCGCGACGATCGCTACGGTGAGAAGCTCGCCACGCCGGACATCACGATCGCCGACCTGATCGGCGAGGTGGACCCGATCAAGGTTGCGGAGGGCCGGTACCTCTCGGACGAGATGACGATCCACTACGGCCTGGTGCCGCGCACCAACCGCGGCATCTTCTGCATCAACGAGCTGCCAGACCTGGCCGAGCGCATCCAGGTGGGCCTGCTCAACATCATGGAAGAGCGCGACGTGCAGATCCGCGGCTACCGCATCCGCCTGCCGCTCGATGTCGTCGTCGTCGCCAGCGCCAACCCCGAGGACTACACCAACCGCGGCCGCATCATCACGCCGCTGAAGGACCGCTACGGCGCGCAGATCCGCACCCACTACCCGCGCAACGTCGATCACGAGATCGACATCATGGAGCGGGAGATGTGGCAGTTCCCGGCGGAGGACTACAAGGTCACCGTCCCGCAGTACATGAAGGAGATCGTGGCCGAGATCACGCGGTTGGCGCGGCGCAGCCCCGATGTGAACCAGCGCTCCGGCGTCTCCGTGCGCGCCTCGATCGCGGACTACGAGAGCCTGCTCGCCAACGCGCTGCGGCGCTCGATTCGCCTGAGCGAGGACGAAGTCGTGCCGCGCATCTCCGATCTGCCCTACATCGTGCCGGCGATCAGCGGCAAGATCGAGCTGGAGACGGTGGAGGACGGGCGCGAGGACCAGATCATCGACAAGCTGATCCAGGGCGGCGCCGCGGCGGTGTTCAACCGCAATTTCAACATCGGCGAGCTGGAAGACGTGGTCGCCAAATTCAAGAGCGGCCTCTCGCTCGACGTCTCCGACCAGATGCCGTCCAGGGATTACGTCAAGGTGGCGAAGAGCATCGAGGGGCTGGACCGCGCCGTGAACAAGCTCGGCGCCGGCGGCAACCCGGCGCTCACCGCCTCGGCGGTCGAGTTCATCCTGGAAGGGTTGCACCTGAACAAGCGGCTGAACAAGGACAAAGTCGGCGGGCGCGCCCAGTACCGCGGCTGA
- a CDS encoding ABC transporter substrate-binding protein: protein MAEDGYWTALARRGVRRRGFLTGGAAALTAAMAAAAGCSSGNNSSKPAATAGSNARVAGTVAPAPPTAQALATADPALANAKRGGTFNIDQPDEPISLDNHRQETPGSIQAANLVYNHLLKRAEDFVAAPGIIYVSDELASGWEQVDKLTYRFSLVKNAKWHNTAPVNGRPFTADDVKYSIDRMRGSDPELRTRSAWAPVDKVEAPDPNTVVVTTKQPYAAFIAIAGHTWSIIMPHELADTPDVNRKAIGTGPFLFKDWQSGVALHFDRNPEYFRSGQPFLDHVVMRVVPDLGARTANFRAGETEIWGGSPPTIPFSTIDEIKNSLPDVNEIKRTGSNNSGTKAFFNTTAPPFNDKRVRQAFLYGADYDSMIKIFGGLAQRAGPMPLASVWGLKESDFPKTDVAKAKALLEAAGFTADKPLRVKTTISRQYSGPAVSQILQQVMKPVGVTIDIDQIEDTAWITQVYRGGQNYQMTSFGDWSWEDPDRGLYAYFHSDGNANNTHYTSTQADALLEQQRGEFDLDARKKIVRDLQLLLVDDAPNVWLVSTGTDELARKRFRNYKQMQMGNSNSYREWENCWFDPLPNS, encoded by the coding sequence ATGGCAGAGGACGGCTACTGGACAGCACTGGCGCGACGAGGCGTGCGGCGGCGCGGCTTCCTGACCGGCGGCGCGGCGGCGCTCACGGCGGCGATGGCCGCCGCCGCCGGCTGCTCCAGCGGCAACAACAGCAGTAAGCCGGCGGCAACCGCGGGGTCGAACGCCCGCGTTGCGGGCACCGTGGCGCCGGCGCCACCGACCGCCCAGGCCCTCGCAACGGCCGATCCCGCGCTTGCGAACGCCAAGCGCGGCGGCACGTTCAACATTGACCAGCCGGACGAGCCGATCTCGCTCGACAACCATCGCCAAGAGACGCCCGGATCGATCCAGGCGGCGAACCTGGTCTACAACCACCTGCTCAAACGCGCCGAGGACTTCGTGGCCGCGCCGGGCATCATCTATGTCTCCGACGAGCTGGCCAGCGGCTGGGAGCAGGTCGACAAGCTGACGTACCGCTTCTCGCTGGTGAAGAACGCGAAGTGGCACAACACGGCGCCCGTGAACGGCCGTCCGTTCACCGCCGACGATGTTAAGTACAGCATCGACCGCATGCGCGGCTCGGACCCGGAGCTGCGCACTCGCTCGGCCTGGGCGCCGGTCGACAAGGTTGAGGCGCCCGATCCAAACACCGTGGTCGTCACCACCAAGCAGCCCTACGCCGCCTTCATCGCCATCGCCGGTCACACGTGGAGCATCATCATGCCGCACGAGCTGGCGGACACGCCCGACGTGAACCGCAAAGCGATCGGCACCGGGCCGTTCCTCTTCAAGGACTGGCAATCGGGCGTGGCGCTGCACTTCGACCGCAACCCGGAGTATTTCCGCAGCGGCCAGCCCTTTCTCGATCACGTGGTGATGCGCGTGGTGCCGGACCTCGGCGCCCGCACGGCCAACTTCCGCGCCGGCGAGACGGAAATCTGGGGCGGCTCGCCGCCGACGATCCCCTTCTCGACCATTGACGAGATTAAGAACTCGCTCCCCGATGTGAACGAGATCAAGCGCACCGGCTCAAATAACTCGGGCACCAAGGCGTTCTTCAACACGACCGCGCCGCCGTTCAATGACAAGCGCGTGCGCCAGGCGTTCCTCTACGGCGCCGACTACGACAGCATGATCAAGATCTTCGGCGGCCTCGCCCAGCGTGCCGGCCCCATGCCCCTCGCCAGCGTCTGGGGCCTCAAAGAGAGTGACTTCCCCAAGACCGACGTGGCGAAGGCCAAGGCGCTGCTCGAAGCGGCCGGCTTTACCGCGGACAAGCCCCTGCGCGTCAAGACGACGATCTCGCGCCAGTACTCCGGGCCGGCCGTCTCGCAGATCTTGCAGCAGGTGATGAAGCCCGTCGGCGTCACGATCGATATCGACCAGATCGAAGACACCGCCTGGATCACGCAGGTCTACCGCGGCGGCCAGAACTACCAGATGACCAGCTTCGGCGACTGGTCGTGGGAAGATCCCGATCGCGGCCTCTATGCCTACTTCCACTCCGACGGCAACGCCAACAACACGCACTACACCAGCACGCAGGCCGACGCCCTGCTCGAACAGCAGCGCGGAGAGTTCGACCTGGACGCGCGGAAGAAGATCGTGCGCGATCTGCAGCTGCTGCTGGTGGACGATGCGCCGAACGTCTGGCTAGTCTCGACCGGTACAGATGAGCTGGCGCGCAAGCGCTTCCGCAACTATAAGCAGATGCAGATGGGCAATTCGAACAGCTACCGCGAGTGGGAGAACTGCTGGTTCGATCCGCTGCCCAATAGCTAA
- a CDS encoding OsmC family peroxiredoxin: MAVAERRAVVVWAGQLIDGSGSLSLESSGALREAPVTWASRTEQANGRTSPEELLAAAHASCFAMAFAATLARQKTPPQRLTVNAVCSLDRNEGGGFRVSAMTLDVRGVVPGLEQAAFAEAAHTAEQGCPISNALRGNVGITVNATLD; the protein is encoded by the coding sequence ATGGCAGTGGCAGAACGCCGGGCCGTGGTCGTGTGGGCCGGCCAGCTGATCGACGGCAGCGGCTCGCTCAGCCTGGAAAGCAGCGGCGCCCTGCGCGAGGCGCCGGTCACCTGGGCGTCGCGCACGGAGCAGGCCAACGGCCGCACCAGCCCCGAAGAGCTGCTGGCCGCGGCGCATGCGAGCTGCTTCGCCATGGCCTTCGCCGCCACGCTGGCGCGGCAGAAGACGCCGCCGCAGCGCCTCACGGTCAACGCCGTCTGCTCGCTCGATCGCAACGAGGGCGGCGGCTTCCGCGTGTCGGCCATGACACTGGACGTGCGCGGCGTGGTTCCCGGCCTCGAGCAGGCCGCCTTTGCCGAGGCGGCGCACACCGCCGAACAGGGCTGCCCGATCTCCAACGCCCTGCGCGGCAACGTCGGGATCACGGTGAACGCCACACTGGACTGA